Proteins from one Sphingomonas sp. HF-S4 genomic window:
- a CDS encoding rod shape-determining protein — translation MAFSRFFKFMSHDMAIDLGTANTVVYLRGRGVVLNEPSVVAVETLNGVKRVKAVGDDAKLMMGKTPGSIEAIRPLRDGVIADIDVAEQMIKHFIQKVHGQRRFMRWPQIVICVPSGSTSVERRAIRDAASNAGASQVWLIEEPMAAAIGADMPVTEPIGSMVVDIGGGTTEVAVLSLRGLAYSTSVRVGGDKMDEAIVSYVRRNHNLLIGEATAERIKQEVGVAKPPVDGIGTTIHIKGRDLVNGVPKEIQINQGQIAEALSEPVGTIVEGVRIALENTAPELAADIVDQGIVLTGGGALLQGLDEVLRDETGLPVTVAEDPLTCVALGTGRALEDPVFRGVLIQV, via the coding sequence ATGGCTTTTTCCCGCTTTTTCAAATTCATGTCGCACGACATGGCAATCGATCTCGGCACTGCGAATACCGTCGTCTATCTGCGCGGCCGCGGCGTCGTGCTCAATGAGCCGTCGGTAGTGGCGGTCGAGACGCTCAACGGCGTCAAGCGGGTCAAGGCCGTTGGCGACGACGCCAAGCTGATGATGGGCAAGACCCCCGGCTCGATCGAGGCGATTCGCCCGCTTCGCGACGGCGTGATCGCCGACATCGATGTCGCCGAGCAGATGATCAAGCACTTCATCCAGAAGGTGCACGGGCAGCGCCGCTTCATGCGCTGGCCGCAGATCGTGATCTGCGTGCCCTCGGGCTCGACCTCGGTCGAGCGCCGCGCGATCCGTGATGCCGCGTCGAACGCCGGCGCCTCGCAGGTCTGGCTGATCGAGGAGCCGATGGCCGCGGCGATCGGCGCCGACATGCCGGTGACCGAGCCGATCGGCTCGATGGTCGTCGATATCGGCGGCGGCACTACTGAGGTCGCGGTGCTCTCGCTGCGCGGCCTCGCTTACTCCACGTCGGTCCGCGTCGGCGGCGACAAGATGGACGAGGCGATCGTCTCGTACGTCCGCCGCAATCATAACCTGCTGATCGGCGAAGCCACCGCCGAGCGGATCAAGCAGGAAGTCGGGGTCGCCAAGCCCCCGGTCGATGGCATCGGCACCACGATCCACATCAAGGGCCGCGATCTCGTCAACGGCGTGCCCAAGGAAATCCAGATCAATCAGGGCCAGATCGCCGAGGCTTTGAGCGAACCGGTCGGCACGATCGTCGAGGGCGTCCGCATCGCGCTCGAGAACACCGCGCCCGAGCTTGCCGCCGACATCGTCGACCAGGGCATCGTGCTCACCGGCGGCGGCGCGCTGCTCCAGGGGCTCGACGAAGTGCTTCGCGACGAGACCGGCCTGCCGGTCACCGTGGCCGAGGATCCGCTGA
- the mutL gene encoding DNA mismatch repair endonuclease MutL, whose product MSIRRLPEHLVNRIAAGEVVERPASALKELVENAIDAGASRIAVRLAAGGTELIEVIDDGCGMAPADMALALERHATSKLPDDAIEAVETLGFRGEALPSIASVAQLTIESRVRGADGWSRTVDNGEVVAEGPAALPPGTRVRVEQLFARVPARRKFLRSARAEYGASMDVVKRLAMARPDIGFSVEHDGRRALSVQPGETRPERVAGLTDRDLADNSVAIDFHREDLVLGGVAGLPTFNRGVADHQYLFVNGRPVKDRLLVGAVRGAYAEMLARDRHPVAALFLEIPHDQVDVNVHPAKTEVRFRDPALVRGMIVSGLRRALDEAGHRSAQRPSEAALGMWQPGTFASPSSSGEGLGWGLSAGAGLGETSHTPYPSPEGEGLAYYSGAGVREHRPTFFTPPPQARAEPATQPVPETIDHPLGVARGQVAKTYIVAEAEDGLVLVDQHAAHERLVLERMRRAMQGGGVASQALLLPEVIELDEPACDRLEARIAELAEFGLELERFGPRAMLVRATPAMLGTKDVIGLVTDLADELASFDEALSLKERIDHVAATMACHGSVRAGRILSVPEMNALLREMEVTPHSGQCNHGRPTWVKLAHGDIEKLFGRK is encoded by the coding sequence ATGTCAATACGCCGTCTCCCCGAGCATCTTGTCAACCGAATTGCAGCCGGCGAAGTGGTCGAACGCCCTGCCAGCGCGCTGAAGGAACTGGTCGAAAACGCCATCGACGCCGGCGCGTCGCGGATCGCGGTGCGTCTCGCTGCCGGGGGCACCGAATTGATCGAGGTCATCGACGATGGCTGCGGCATGGCGCCCGCCGATATGGCGCTCGCACTGGAGCGCCACGCGACCTCGAAGCTCCCCGACGATGCGATCGAGGCAGTCGAGACGCTCGGTTTTCGCGGCGAGGCGTTGCCGTCGATCGCCAGCGTCGCGCAGCTGACGATCGAGAGCCGGGTCCGCGGCGCCGATGGCTGGTCGCGCACCGTCGACAATGGCGAAGTCGTCGCTGAGGGGCCCGCCGCGCTGCCGCCGGGGACGCGCGTTCGCGTCGAGCAGTTGTTTGCGCGCGTGCCGGCGCGGCGGAAGTTCCTGCGCTCGGCGCGTGCCGAATATGGCGCCAGCATGGACGTGGTGAAGCGCCTGGCGATGGCGCGGCCCGATATCGGCTTCTCGGTCGAGCATGACGGGCGCCGTGCACTGTCCGTCCAGCCTGGCGAGACCAGGCCCGAGCGCGTCGCCGGGCTCACCGATCGCGACCTCGCCGACAACAGCGTCGCGATCGATTTCCACCGCGAGGATCTCGTTCTCGGCGGGGTCGCCGGGCTTCCGACCTTCAACCGCGGCGTGGCCGACCACCAATATCTCTTCGTCAACGGCCGCCCGGTGAAGGATCGCCTCCTCGTCGGCGCGGTTCGCGGCGCCTATGCCGAGATGCTCGCCCGCGACCGGCATCCGGTAGCCGCGCTGTTCCTCGAAATTCCGCACGATCAGGTCGACGTAAACGTCCATCCGGCCAAGACTGAGGTTCGCTTCCGCGATCCGGCGCTGGTGCGCGGGATGATCGTCAGCGGGTTGCGCAGGGCGCTCGACGAGGCCGGTCACCGCAGTGCCCAGCGCCCGAGCGAGGCCGCGCTCGGGATGTGGCAACCGGGAACTTTCGCAAGCCCCTCCTCTTCAGGGGAGGGATTGGGGTGGGGCCTGTCCGCAGGCGCCGGTCTGGGTGAGACCTCCCACACCCCTTACCCCTCCCCTGAAGGAGAGGGGCTGGCATATTATTCCGGCGCTGGTGTTCGCGAACACCGCCCCACCTTCTTTACCCCGCCGCCCCAGGCACGCGCCGAGCCCGCCACCCAGCCCGTGCCCGAGACGATCGACCACCCGCTCGGCGTCGCGCGTGGGCAGGTCGCCAAGACCTATATCGTCGCCGAGGCCGAGGATGGCCTCGTGCTGGTCGACCAGCACGCCGCGCACGAGCGGCTCGTCCTCGAACGCATGCGCCGCGCGATGCAGGGGGGCGGCGTCGCGAGCCAGGCGCTGCTCCTCCCCGAAGTGATCGAGCTCGACGAGCCCGCCTGCGACCGGCTGGAGGCACGGATCGCCGAGCTGGCCGAGTTCGGGCTCGAGCTCGAACGCTTCGGCCCGCGCGCGATGCTGGTGCGCGCCACCCCCGCGATGCTCGGGACCAAGGACGTGATCGGCCTCGTCACCGATCTTGCCGACGAGCTTGCCAGCTTCGACGAGGCGCTGAGCCTCAAGGAGAGGATCGACCATGTTGCCGCGACGATGGCGTGCCACGGCTCGGTCCGCGCAGGGCGCATCCTCTCGGTCCCTGAGATGAACGCACTGCTCCGCGAGATGGAAGTCACCCCCCATTCGGGCCAGTGTAACCACGGCCGCCCGACTTGGGTGAAGCTCGCGCACGGTGATATCGAGAAGCTGTTCGGGCGAAAGTGA
- a CDS encoding CAP domain-containing protein — protein MHIVHLAIVGLAACVALPAAANDGTPRRRPLEAQVLERINHARQNPRAYAEELRDYRRYFDGDILYLPGDFNGIYTREGIAAVDEAIDFLERQAPLPALDHGDLLALAARDHAEDQGALGATGHVSRDGAGPSERVRRRGGNVFVGESISYGMADADAVVRQMVVDDGVPGRGHRTLLFQNNFRFAGVGCGGHRRYGHMCVVDLAGTIDGAPDLSRSASAATRAVPGQARAR, from the coding sequence ATGCATATCGTGCATCTCGCCATCGTCGGGCTTGCGGCCTGCGTCGCCCTGCCGGCCGCGGCCAATGACGGCACGCCACGCCGCCGGCCGCTCGAAGCGCAGGTGCTCGAACGGATCAATCACGCCCGCCAGAACCCGCGCGCCTATGCCGAGGAATTGCGCGACTATCGCCGCTATTTCGATGGCGACATCCTTTATCTCCCCGGGGACTTCAACGGCATCTACACACGCGAGGGAATCGCTGCGGTCGACGAGGCGATCGACTTCCTCGAACGCCAGGCGCCGCTGCCCGCGCTCGATCATGGCGACCTGCTCGCGCTCGCTGCGCGTGATCATGCCGAAGACCAGGGCGCGCTGGGCGCGACCGGGCATGTCTCGCGCGATGGCGCCGGCCCGAGCGAGCGCGTCCGTCGGCGCGGCGGCAACGTCTTCGTCGGCGAGAGCATCTCCTACGGCATGGCCGATGCCGACGCCGTGGTCCGCCAGATGGTCGTCGATGACGGCGTGCCGGGGCGCGGCCACCGCACGCTGCTGTTCCAGAACAACTTCCGTTTCGCCGGGGTCGGCTGCGGCGGACACCGCCGCTACGGCCATATGTGCGTGGTCGACCTGGCCGGCACGATCGACGGCGCGCCCGACCTGTCGCGCTCGGCAAGCGCGGCGACGCGCGCGGTGCCGGGCCAGGCCCGCGCGCGCTAA
- a CDS encoding CAP domain-containing protein, which yields MLVALLPLAAAITAPADRLEREIVTELNFVRANPKAYAKRLRAYRRQFRGKIVYYPAKPEGLRTREGVVAVDEAIAFLERQPPLPALSPARLLAETAGLHVAEQGPRGATGHFSENGDDPRDRARRAGGGDYVAETITYGPPSAVEVVRQLIVDDDVPGRGHRRTVFAAEMRHVGVRCGPHKVYRTMCVAEFARHPDGRR from the coding sequence ATGCTGGTCGCTCTCCTCCCCCTCGCCGCGGCAATTACCGCGCCTGCCGACCGGCTCGAACGCGAGATCGTCACCGAACTCAATTTCGTCCGCGCAAATCCAAAGGCTTATGCCAAGCGACTGCGCGCCTATCGCCGCCAGTTCCGTGGCAAGATCGTCTACTATCCCGCCAAGCCCGAGGGGCTGCGCACGCGCGAGGGGGTCGTCGCCGTCGACGAGGCGATCGCGTTTCTCGAGCGCCAGCCGCCGCTGCCGGCGCTCTCCCCTGCCCGCCTGCTCGCCGAGACCGCAGGGCTGCACGTCGCCGAACAGGGACCGCGTGGCGCGACCGGCCATTTCTCCGAGAACGGCGACGATCCGCGTGATCGTGCACGCCGTGCGGGCGGCGGCGATTACGTCGCCGAGACGATCACCTATGGCCCACCCTCGGCAGTCGAAGTCGTACGGCAGTTGATCGTCGACGACGACGTGCCGGGGCGCGGGCATCGCCGCACCGTATTCGCCGCCGAGATGCGCCATGTCGGCGTGCGTTGCGGACCGCATAAAGTCTATCGCACGATGTGCGTCGCCGAATTCGCGCGGCACCCGGACGGGCGGCGCTAG
- the rplI gene encoding 50S ribosomal protein L9 — MDVILLERVEKLGAIGDVVKVKDGFARNYLLPNKKALRANEANRKVFEANRARIESENAARRGEAEKEAGNFNDVSVTLIRQASNTGQLYGSVAVRDLVEAITADGHKVTKAQVVLDKPIKSIGVYEVKVALHPEVSVTVKVNVARSPEEAEMQAQGVDVMASMFEKDEAGFVEDYDPNAEPGATAEVREESTEGENAEG, encoded by the coding sequence ATGGACGTCATTCTGCTGGAACGCGTCGAGAAGCTCGGCGCCATCGGCGACGTGGTGAAGGTCAAGGACGGCTTCGCCCGTAACTACCTGCTCCCGAACAAGAAGGCGCTGCGCGCCAACGAAGCCAATCGCAAGGTCTTCGAAGCCAACCGTGCCCGCATCGAGTCCGAGAACGCGGCGCGCCGCGGCGAGGCCGAGAAGGAAGCCGGCAACTTCAACGATGTGTCGGTCACGCTGATCCGCCAGGCTTCGAACACCGGACAGCTCTACGGTTCGGTCGCAGTGCGCGATCTCGTCGAGGCGATCACGGCCGATGGCCACAAGGTCACCAAGGCACAGGTCGTGCTCGACAAGCCGATCAAGTCGATCGGCGTGTACGAGGTCAAGGTTGCGCTGCACCCCGAGGTGTCGGTGACCGTCAAGGTCAACGTCGCCCGCTCGCCCGAAGAGGCTGAGATGCAGGCACAGGGCGTCGACGTCATGGCGTCGATGTTCGAAAAGGACGAGGCGGGCTTCGTCGAGGATTACGATCCCAACGCCGAGCCGGGCGCGACCGCCGAAGTGCGCGAAGAGTCGACCGAAGGCGAGAACGCCGAGGGCTGA
- the rpsR gene encoding 30S ribosomal protein S18, with product MARPFFRRRKSCPFSAKDAPRIDYKDVRLLQGFVSERGKIVPSRITSVSAKKQRELAQAIKRARHLGLLPYIVK from the coding sequence ATGGCACGCCCGTTTTTCCGCCGCCGCAAGAGCTGCCCCTTCTCCGCGAAGGACGCTCCCCGGATCGATTACAAGGACGTTCGTCTGCTCCAGGGCTTCGTGTCCGAGCGCGGCAAGATCGTCCCGTCGCGCATCACTTCGGTGAGCGCGAAGAAGCAGCGCGAGCTGGCCCAGGCCATCAAGCGCGCCCGTCACCTGGGCCTGCTGCCCTACATCGTTAAGTAA
- the rpsF gene encoding 30S ribosomal protein S6, which produces MALYEHVFLARQDLAQAQVDALAEAATKIIEDNKGKVVKTETWGLRSLAYRIAKNRKAHYVMLEIDAPAGVVAELERQTQINEDVIRYMTVKVDGLEEGPSVMMRKGQDRERGRGRRDRDDAGGNTGFGGGSE; this is translated from the coding sequence ATGGCTCTATACGAGCACGTGTTCCTTGCGCGCCAGGATCTGGCGCAGGCGCAAGTGGACGCCCTGGCGGAAGCCGCCACCAAGATCATCGAGGACAACAAGGGCAAGGTCGTCAAGACCGAGACCTGGGGCCTCCGCAGCCTCGCCTATCGCATCGCGAAGAACCGCAAGGCGCATTACGTGATGCTCGAGATCGACGCGCCGGCAGGCGTTGTCGCCGAGCTGGAGCGCCAGACGCAGATCAACGAAGACGTCATCCGCTACATGACCGTCAAGGTCGATGGGCTGGAAGAAGGTCCGAGCGTGATGATGCGCAAGGGTCAGGACCGCGAGCGCGGCCGTGGCCGTCGCGATCGCGACGATGCCGGTGGCAACACCGGTTTCGGCGGCGGCAGCGAATAA
- a CDS encoding SPOR domain-containing protein, which produces MNDTDSLFPIALIQRPRRRTWLFATLASLPLLALVPVLGMAKASRQAPSPAVAATRTRAAEHQIDRPATITLGAMIEVQRREREARRALAEVQQSGAALPPGEAWQAQLGAFGSAEAAERQRARLVEAGVIVVVRQEGALHRLHSVPALRAEIEGLCARAMANGVDCFLRRAI; this is translated from the coding sequence GTGAACGACACCGATTCCCTCTTTCCGATTGCCCTGATCCAGCGCCCGCGCCGGCGCACCTGGCTGTTTGCGACGCTGGCGAGCCTGCCGCTGCTGGCGCTCGTGCCCGTGCTCGGCATGGCCAAAGCGTCGCGCCAGGCCCCCTCGCCCGCCGTGGCAGCCACCAGAACCCGAGCGGCCGAGCATCAGATCGATCGTCCCGCGACCATCACGCTCGGCGCGATGATCGAAGTACAGCGCCGAGAGCGCGAGGCGCGCCGTGCACTTGCCGAGGTCCAGCAGTCGGGTGCCGCGCTCCCACCGGGCGAGGCCTGGCAGGCGCAGCTCGGTGCGTTCGGTTCTGCGGAGGCCGCGGAGCGACAGCGCGCGCGACTGGTCGAGGCGGGTGTGATCGTGGTGGTACGGCAGGAGGGTGCCTTGCATCGGCTGCACAGCGTGCCGGCGCTTCGGGCCGAGATCGAGGGATTGTGCGCCCGGGCGATGGCGAATGGCGTGGATTGCTTCTTGCGCCGGGCAATCTGA
- a CDS encoding RcnB family protein translates to MKKFILGLVAASIAATPAMAAAAPQRGYSAERTVVRERPNGNVVVRHTEQRDYGYNNRGYQNRNWQRGQRFDSRYARNYRQIDYRQYRGLRAPPRGYHYVQSGNDAVLVAITSGIIGAVFANMIR, encoded by the coding sequence ATGAAGAAGTTCATTCTCGGTCTGGTCGCCGCTTCGATCGCCGCCACCCCGGCGATGGCCGCCGCAGCCCCGCAGCGCGGCTACAGTGCCGAGCGCACCGTCGTCCGCGAACGCCCCAACGGCAATGTCGTCGTCCGGCACACCGAGCAGCGTGACTATGGCTACAACAACCGCGGCTATCAGAACCGCAACTGGCAGCGCGGCCAGCGCTTCGACAGCCGCTATGCGCGGAACTATCGCCAGATCGACTATCGCCAGTATCGCGGGCTACGCGCCCCGCCGCGCGGCTACCACTATGTCCAGTCGGGCAACGACGCGGTGCTGGTCGCGATCACCAGCGGCATTATCGGCGCCGTATTCGCCAACATGATCCGCTGA